The Nitrospinota bacterium sequence TCTTACTTCAAAACAAATTGAGGCCCATTTGGTTGAAGCATTCAAGGAGATTTCAGGGAATGTTATTAAAAAACCTTCTGGTTTTTCTAATCAAAATCTATCAAAAAGTCTTATCCCCGCTTAAACTTCCATCATGCAGGTTCTATCCCAGCTGTTCTAGTTATGCAATTAGAGCAATAAATAAACATGGGACGGTGAAAGGCTTTTTATTAACAATGTTTCGTATTATGAAATGTAATCCCCTCCATCCAGGCGGGGTTGACTTTCCATAAAAGGAGAGAAAATGGAGAAAAGGGCTATTATTGCCATAGTCGTATCAATGCTGATCCTCATTGTATATCAATTCCTTTTTGCCCCTCCTCAACAAGTTGGTATGAAGAAGGATAAGAAGCCGGCCGTCATAAAAGAGGAATTTAGGGAGAAAGAGCAAGAAGAGGTGGCTAAAACCATAGAAAAGACACCTGCTGTTCAAAAGACAAAACCCTTTGATTTAAAACCCCTATCAAGAGAAGAAAAGCAGGGCAAAGAGATAACAGTTGAAACCGATCTTTTAAAGATAGTATTAACAAACAAGGGGGGAAGAATAAAAGGGATATATATGAAAAAATATAGAGACAGAAGAGGGAAGACTTTTAACCTAGTAAACAGAGGCTTACATGGGGAGTTACCGCTCTTTTTAAAGCTTCAAGAGCCCTCTTTGACCAAGATTGCCAATGAAGCCGTTTATAATGCTTTTTCAGACACCCTTGTTCTTGACAGTTCTAGGCCAACAGGGAGAATAAGCATGACCTATGATTCTCCCAATGGTATAAGCATATCTAAAAACCTTACCTTTTATAATGATTATTATCA is a genomic window containing:
- the yidD gene encoding membrane protein insertion efficiency factor YidD; its protein translation is MLLKNLLVFLIKIYQKVLSPLKLPSCRFYPSCSSYAIRAINKHGTVKGFLLTMFRIMKCNPLHPGGVDFP